The proteins below are encoded in one region of Styela clava chromosome 4, kaStyClav1.hap1.2, whole genome shotgun sequence:
- the LOC120326255 gene encoding alpha-(1,3)-fucosyltransferase fut-6-like yields the protein MLTHSKIWMNRIGGFLVGVAISIIITTYNWPLSNITTSKYSIEQFGSGTTAIRPLGLRPTAIRPTLRRKQSFTSETYTNNNITENKAIDSTTSTTHMVTTQARREKITLNTAYLDAILKQKLLEATEKKIIVMWYGMIQWGQLNAAECGNCEITYNRSRLSDDQTGAAVFYFEGISPQTMPPLAERNPKHIYVFWSLESPSTVLYRYHRPLFYEDKYEFNASLTHRRDSDFYNKFYIDWDIGYVMNQRRNKSPLELLKKKNRTAVIVISDCDVNSVAKHRMDIVNQIKNMGYKLEGYGKCFPESGIFADGAGRGNDKFFKEIRKYKFYFSLENSYHCKDYITEKFFKNALWSFTVPVVWGATKEDYLAFAPNGSFIHAEDFNSWKDLVDYLNYLDKNDTAYLEYFSWHQMDINKAPKHKGVDGICHLCRALHGINHDDIYNNNFDPANHPRPLFDDKVSPRPAISLRDWFYNKDNQECFDKYY from the exons ATGTTAACACACTCTAAAATATGGATGAATCGGATAGGGGGGTTTCTTGTTGGCGTCGCCATCTCCATAATTATCACTACCTACAATTGGCCTTTGAGTAACATTACTACTTCTAAGTACAGCATCGAACAATTCGGGTCCGGGACAACAGCAATAAGGCCACTCGGGCTCCGGCCTACGGCAATTAGACCAACATTGAGAAGGAAACAATCATTCACCAGCGAAACTTATACGAATAACAATATTACTGAAAACAAGGCTATAGATTCAACAACGTCTACAACACATATGGTAACAACGCAAGCACGGCGAGAAAAAATCACTCTGAACACAGCATATCTGGATGCTATTCTGAAGCAGAAATTGCTGGAAGCCACAGAAAAAAAG ATTATTGTTATGTGGTACGGAATGATACAATGGGGCCAATTGAATGCCGCAGAATGTGGAAACTGTGAAATAACATACAACAGATCAAGG CTATCAGACGATCAAACAGGAGCtgctgttttttattttgagggAATTTCACCACAAACGATGCCACCACTTGCAGAGAG AAATCCAAAGCATATTTATGTGTTCTGGAGTTTGGAATCTCCTTCTACCGTTCTTTACCGATATCATCGACCCCTTTTTTATGAGGATAAATACGAATTTAATGCATCTTTAACACATAG ACGAGATtccgacttttacaacaaattttaTATCGATTGGGATATCGGATATGTAATGAATCAAAGAAGAAATAAATCCCCGTTAGAATTactaaagaaaaaaaatagaacTGCTGTCATTGTGATATCAGACTGCGACGTTAATTCTGTTGCAAAACATCGAATGGATATTGTCAACCAAATAAAGAATATGGGATACAAATTGGAAGGCTACGGGAAATGCTTTCCTGAAAGCGGGATCTTTGCTGATGGCGCTGGAAGAGGAAATGACAAATTCTTCAAGGAAATTCGAAAGtacaagttttatttttcattggaAAATTCCTATCACTGTAAAGATTATATAACAGAAAAGTTTTTCAAGAATGCATTATGGTCCTTTACTGTTCCCGTCGTTTGGGGAGCAACGAAAGAAGATTATTTAGCGTTTGCACCCAACGGATCATTCATTCACGCTGAAGATTTCAATTCATGGAAAGACCTTGTtgattatttgaattatttggaTAAAAATGACACAGCATATCTGGAATATTTTAG TTGGCATCAGATGGATATAAATAAAGCTCCTAAACACAAGGGAGTTGACGGAATTTGTCATCTCTGCAGAGCTTTACACGGAATAAATCAcgatgatatatataataataatttcgatCCAGCAAATCATCCAAGACCTTTATTTGACGACAAAGTGTCTCCTCGACCAGCAATCTCACTCAGAGATTGGTTTTATAATAAAGACAATCAAGAATGCtttgataaatattattga